One segment of Saprospiraceae bacterium DNA contains the following:
- a CDS encoding NAD kinase, whose product MQVVVFGKQFKDKDLPHLQELLNVLHSEGITTYVYTPFLKAIETKVRFPGPYAPFDDYRDFLVHRIDFVISLGGDGTMLNAVTLVRDAGVPLLGINLGRLGFLASVEKRYIRQAVEKLKRGQYIIEDRVMLYLESRPAVFGDIPFALNDCTLLKRDTSSMITIHTYLNGDYLNSYWADGLIIATPTGSTGYSLSCGGPIVFPRSGNFVLTPVAPHNLNVRPIVISDDSVISFEVEGRGENFICSLDSRFELINAQHQLAVRKNDFPAKVIQLQDVTFLNTIREKLGWGGDVRN is encoded by the coding sequence ATGCAAGTCGTCGTTTTTGGCAAACAATTCAAGGACAAAGACCTGCCTCACTTGCAGGAGCTCCTCAACGTGCTTCATTCGGAAGGCATCACGACCTATGTTTACACGCCTTTTTTGAAAGCCATTGAGACCAAAGTGCGGTTTCCGGGGCCTTATGCCCCATTCGACGATTACCGCGACTTCCTCGTGCATCGCATTGATTTTGTCATATCATTGGGGGGAGATGGTACCATGCTCAATGCCGTCACGCTGGTGCGCGACGCGGGTGTGCCGCTGTTGGGCATCAACTTGGGGCGATTGGGCTTTTTGGCCAGCGTCGAGAAGCGGTATATTCGTCAGGCGGTGGAAAAGCTCAAACGCGGACAGTATATCATCGAAGACCGAGTGATGCTATATTTGGAAAGCCGCCCCGCTGTTTTTGGCGACATTCCTTTCGCGCTCAATGATTGCACGTTGCTCAAGCGCGATACTTCTTCCATGATTACCATCCACACTTACCTCAACGGCGATTACCTCAATTCATACTGGGCCGACGGCCTCATCATCGCCACGCCGACAGGCAGCACCGGCTACTCGCTGAGCTGCGGAGGGCCAATTGTTTTCCCCCGCTCGGGCAACTTTGTGCTTACGCCCGTCGCGCCGCACAACCTCAACGTGCGCCCTATCGTCATTTCTGACGACTCGGTGATTTCTTTCGAGGTGGAGGGCCGCGGCGAGAACTTTATTTGCTCCCTCGATTCGCGGTTTGAGCTCATCAACGCGCAGCATCAATTAGCTGTCAGAAAAAACGATTTCCCTGCCAAAGTGATTCAGTTGCAGGATGTGACTTTTCTCAACACCATTCGGGAAAAATTGGGTTGGGGCGGGGACGTGCGCAACTGA
- the xseA gene encoding exodeoxyribonuclease VII large subunit — protein MIYSLFDLNEHIRRVLALNFQRPLWVAAEIAQVGLSRGHYYLDLVQKGEGDDIVAQSQAVLWASECRKLRSAIGPDLDALLREGLEVKLQVRVDFHERYGLKLLISDLDPSYTFGQMELRRRQTLQTLRELGLLELNRSQRLPPVLQRVAVVSSEGAAGYQDFREHLSKNNFGYRFHTQLFASSVQGKNAEAELRDALTQIALQPQRFDCVAVVRGGGARLDLAAFDGLELCKTVTQMPLPVLSGIGHEVDETVFDLVAHAALKTPTAVADFLLQHNLLFENEMLRMADAIRAMGEYRFKISLMELERLEAATHWSTRERLRVAAQKLETLEENLPGWTVQILRGQHRQLEQAEAFCSAIHPENVLRRGFSLTFKNGQVLTAAKDTKAGDWLETRLKEGVVRSKVE, from the coding sequence ATGATTTACAGTCTTTTTGACCTGAACGAACATATCCGGCGCGTGTTGGCGCTCAATTTCCAACGCCCGCTATGGGTCGCTGCCGAAATCGCTCAAGTCGGGCTATCGAGGGGCCACTACTATCTCGATTTGGTGCAAAAAGGCGAAGGCGACGATATCGTGGCGCAAAGCCAAGCGGTGCTTTGGGCAAGCGAATGTCGCAAGCTACGCAGTGCTATTGGCCCCGACCTCGATGCGTTGCTGCGCGAGGGATTGGAAGTGAAATTGCAGGTGCGCGTTGATTTTCACGAGCGATATGGCCTCAAGCTGCTCATCAGCGATCTCGACCCGTCCTACACTTTCGGACAGATGGAACTGCGCCGCCGACAGACGCTCCAAACGCTGCGCGAACTTGGTTTATTGGAACTCAATCGCTCCCAGCGGCTCCCTCCCGTGTTGCAGCGCGTTGCGGTGGTCAGCTCCGAGGGGGCTGCCGGCTATCAGGATTTTCGGGAGCATTTGTCAAAGAACAATTTTGGCTATCGGTTTCACACTCAATTGTTTGCCTCGTCAGTGCAAGGGAAAAACGCGGAAGCCGAGCTGCGCGACGCACTGACCCAAATAGCACTCCAACCGCAGCGATTCGATTGTGTGGCGGTGGTGCGCGGCGGCGGCGCACGACTCGATTTGGCTGCTTTCGACGGGCTTGAACTCTGCAAAACAGTGACCCAAATGCCCTTGCCCGTGTTGTCTGGCATCGGGCACGAAGTGGACGAGACGGTGTTCGACCTCGTGGCACACGCTGCACTCAAAACGCCCACTGCTGTCGCAGATTTTTTGCTGCAACACAACTTGCTTTTTGAAAACGAGATGCTGCGCATGGCTGATGCGATTCGCGCCATGGGCGAATATCGCTTCAAAATCAGCCTCATGGAACTGGAGCGCCTCGAAGCGGCCACGCATTGGAGCACCCGCGAACGATTGCGCGTCGCGGCGCAAAAGTTGGAGACACTGGAAGAAAATCTGCCTGGATGGACCGTTCAAATCCTTAGAGGCCAACATCGCCAATTGGAGCAGGCAGAGGCGTTTTGTTCGGCAATTCACCCCGAAAACGTGCTGCGACGCGGCTTCAGCCTGACCTTCAAAAACGGCCAAGTGCTTACTGCGGCGAAAGACACGAAGGCGGGAGATTGGTTGGAGACGCGCCTCAAAGAAGGTGTGGTGCGCTCAAAGGTTGAGTAG
- the bamD gene encoding outer membrane protein assembly factor BamD: MKKTFGWLALSSLLFLVGACKSEYERIRTSGNAELVLNKAFEYYEKEEYQRAQSLFELVMSNIKGTGKAEKANFCYAYTHYHLKDFMLAAFYFRSFANTFTGSEFREEAAFMSAYSNYKQSPTYRLDQGNSEKAIEEFQLFVNLFPKSPRVAECNKLIDELRRKLENKAFGEGELYYNLRQYQSAVISFDNLLRDYPESPDVERVRYLIAKANFLLSENSIVEKKIDRYNETTTRCDDFLEKYPNSKYAKELRDIRKKSEQAVKDLRKRLKST, encoded by the coding sequence ATGAAAAAAACGTTCGGTTGGCTGGCACTTTCCAGCCTTCTTTTTTTGGTCGGTGCCTGCAAAAGCGAATACGAGCGCATCCGCACAAGTGGCAACGCGGAATTGGTGCTGAACAAGGCATTCGAGTACTACGAAAAAGAGGAGTACCAACGCGCCCAATCCCTTTTTGAGTTGGTAATGAGCAACATAAAAGGGACTGGCAAGGCAGAAAAAGCCAACTTTTGCTATGCATACACCCACTATCATTTGAAGGATTTCATGTTGGCAGCGTTTTACTTCAGAAGTTTTGCGAACACTTTCACGGGTTCGGAGTTTCGGGAGGAAGCAGCTTTCATGTCAGCCTATTCCAACTACAAACAGTCGCCCACTTACAGACTCGACCAAGGCAATTCGGAGAAAGCGATTGAAGAGTTTCAACTGTTCGTCAACCTTTTTCCCAAAAGCCCAAGAGTAGCAGAGTGCAACAAGCTGATTGACGAACTGCGCCGAAAATTGGAAAACAAGGCTTTTGGCGAAGGGGAACTCTACTACAACCTCCGTCAATACCAGTCGGCGGTCATTTCATTTGACAACCTGCTGCGCGACTACCCAGAAAGCCCCGATGTGGAACGAGTCCGTTACCTTATCGCAAAAGCGAACTTTTTGCTGAGCGAGAATAGCATAGTGGAAAAGAAAATTGACCGCTACAACGAAACCACAACACGCTGCGACGATTTTCTGGAAAAATACCCCAATAGCAAATATGCGAAGGAATTGCGCGACATCCGCAAAAAGTCCGAGCAAGCGGTCAAGGATTTGCGCAAGCGCCTGAAAAGCACTTGA
- a CDS encoding DNA-directed RNA polymerase subunit omega, whose translation MSDIKSKAQGLDPNVQPRDVIELVEKTGNIYESIAIISKRARQISSDLKWEIQRKLEEFAVNTDTIEEVQENKEQIEISKFYERLPNTPIIATNEFLSDEIQWRYVEDQD comes from the coding sequence ATGAGCGATATTAAAAGTAAAGCCCAAGGCCTCGACCCCAACGTGCAGCCCCGCGATGTCATCGAACTCGTGGAGAAAACTGGCAACATCTATGAAAGCATTGCCATCATCAGCAAACGCGCTCGTCAGATTTCGAGCGACCTGAAATGGGAGATTCAGCGCAAGCTCGAAGAGTTTGCCGTCAACACCGACACCATCGAAGAGGTGCAGGAAAACAAGGAGCAAATCGAAATCTCCAAGTTCTACGAGCGCCTGCCCAACACGCCCATCATCGCCACCAACGAGTTTCTCAGCGACGAGATTCAGTGGCGCTATGTGGAAGACCAAGACTGA
- the coaBC gene encoding bifunctional phosphopantothenoylcysteine decarboxylase/phosphopantothenate--cysteine ligase CoaBC, producing MKVILGISGSIAAYKAAHLTRLWVKQGAEVQVLMTEAATDFIAPLTLSTLSKRPVFTDVRSEAGWNNHVELGLWADAVVIAPATANTLAQLANGLCDNILSAVYLSARCPVFVAPAMDVDMWHHPATQENIRRLKAHGVQVIPVGVGELASGLVGEGRMAEPEDIVVFVEKNLPQRPKIFHGKKALVTAGPTFEPLDPVRFIGNHSSGKMGIALAEELATQGASVTLVLGPTNLKPHNTAIQVISVLSAQEMYEACAPIFPHTDIAVLAAAVADYRPKTVSDTKIKKKDTELTLELEKTIDIAATLGKDKRAEQIFVGFALETNDELQNAQVKLGKKNFDFIVLNSMRDAGAGFGHDTNKISILRRDGSKQEFPLKSKDDVARDIVSEIARLANL from the coding sequence ATGAAAGTTATCCTCGGCATCAGCGGCTCCATCGCGGCGTACAAAGCCGCCCACCTCACCCGGCTATGGGTCAAACAAGGAGCCGAAGTGCAAGTGCTGATGACCGAAGCAGCCACTGACTTCATCGCGCCGCTTACGCTATCCACCCTTTCCAAACGCCCGGTATTCACCGATGTGCGCTCCGAAGCAGGTTGGAACAACCACGTCGAGCTAGGCCTCTGGGCCGATGCTGTCGTGATAGCGCCCGCCACCGCCAACACGTTGGCCCAATTAGCCAATGGCTTGTGCGACAACATATTGAGCGCGGTGTATCTCTCGGCGCGATGCCCCGTCTTTGTGGCACCCGCCATGGACGTGGACATGTGGCATCATCCGGCCACGCAAGAAAACATCCGCCGTTTGAAGGCGCACGGTGTGCAAGTGATTCCGGTCGGTGTGGGCGAGTTGGCAAGCGGGTTGGTCGGAGAGGGGCGCATGGCCGAGCCAGAAGACATCGTTGTTTTTGTGGAAAAAAACCTCCCGCAACGCCCGAAAATTTTTCACGGCAAAAAGGCTCTTGTCACGGCAGGCCCCACCTTCGAGCCGCTCGACCCTGTGCGCTTCATTGGCAACCACTCATCGGGCAAAATGGGCATCGCATTGGCAGAAGAGCTGGCCACGCAAGGGGCATCGGTGACGCTGGTGCTTGGCCCCACCAATCTCAAACCGCACAACACCGCCATTCAGGTCATCAGCGTCTTGTCGGCGCAAGAGATGTACGAGGCTTGTGCGCCCATTTTCCCACATACCGACATTGCCGTGCTGGCAGCGGCGGTGGCTGATTATCGGCCCAAAACGGTATCGGACACGAAAATCAAGAAAAAAGACACCGAGCTGACGCTCGAACTGGAGAAAACCATAGACATCGCAGCCACTTTAGGCAAGGACAAACGAGCCGAGCAAATTTTTGTGGGCTTCGCACTCGAAACAAACGACGAACTGCAAAACGCGCAAGTCAAATTGGGAAAGAAAAACTTTGACTTCATCGTGCTCAATTCGATGCGTGACGCGGGCGCGGGTTTTGGCCACGACACGAACAAAATCAGCATCCTGCGCCGCGATGGCTCCAAGCAGGAATTCCCCCTGAAATCCAAAGACGACGTGGCACGCGATATTGTGTCGGAAATAGCCCGTTTAGCCAACCTTTGA
- a CDS encoding DUF4835 family protein, with translation MFKKITLAFWVALLTYPLFAQGELNATVRVSTPQLQRNDRRVFDQLESSLREFLNTTKWTPDAFEPEERIKCNFILTISTEGDNNTFQAELAVQATRPVYGSGYETPLISHLDKDITFTYEQNQPIEFLLDATDNQNISAVFAFYAYIILGLDYDSFSLYGGDPYLLTAQQLVTNIQNSSTNRSPGWRPADGSRNRNRYWMIENLLNPRVKPYRAAMYNYHRKGLDTFTSDMDAAKSVIVSALEEVDKVNTAYFNSLIVQMFANAKRDELVEMFKIAGRPQKERVQQIMMKIDPSNSPRYREIGT, from the coding sequence ATGTTCAAGAAAATCACACTTGCCTTTTGGGTGGCTCTTTTGACCTATCCGCTTTTTGCGCAAGGCGAACTCAACGCCACGGTGCGTGTCAGCACCCCCCAGCTGCAAAGAAACGACCGTCGGGTATTTGACCAATTGGAGAGCTCGCTGCGCGAATTCCTCAACACGACCAAATGGACCCCGGATGCTTTTGAGCCGGAGGAGCGCATCAAGTGCAACTTCATCCTGACCATCTCTACCGAGGGCGACAACAACACGTTTCAAGCAGAGCTGGCCGTGCAGGCCACGCGCCCAGTGTATGGTAGCGGCTACGAAACCCCCTTGATATCGCATCTGGACAAGGATATCACATTCACCTACGAGCAAAACCAACCCATCGAGTTCCTGTTGGATGCTACCGACAACCAGAATATATCTGCCGTGTTCGCCTTTTACGCCTACATCATTCTTGGGTTGGATTATGACTCGTTCTCGCTCTATGGCGGCGACCCATACCTGCTGACGGCGCAGCAGCTCGTGACGAACATTCAGAACTCCTCCACCAACCGCTCTCCGGGTTGGCGCCCTGCCGATGGCAGCAGAAATCGCAACCGCTACTGGATGATAGAAAACCTCTTGAACCCTCGCGTGAAACCCTATCGCGCGGCCATGTACAATTATCATCGCAAAGGGCTGGACACCTTCACCTCTGACATGGACGCGGCCAAGTCAGTCATTGTGTCGGCGCTGGAAGAGGTGGACAAGGTGAACACGGCCTATTTCAACTCTTTGATTGTGCAGATGTTTGCCAATGCCAAGCGTGATGAGTTGGTGGAAATGTTCAAAATCGCCGGAAGGCCGCAGAAAGAGCGCGTTCAGCAGATTATGATGAAAATAGACCCCTCGAATAGCCCACGCTATCGAGAAATCGGAACTTGA
- the rseP gene encoding RIP metalloprotease RseP, with product MDSIITVSQFLLSLSILIVLHELGHFLPAKWFKTRVEKFYLFFDFAPFNSLWKIKKGETEYGIGWLPLGGYVKISGMVDESMDTEALKEPPKPWEFRSKPAWQRLIIMLGGVTVNFLLGFFIFGMMLWGYGKAYIPTSELKYGVAMDSVLLEVGLRNGDNIVKLGAQPFDRFDPAAFVEALVLNDVRQVTVIRDGQEQVIEMPADMAQRITGKGLPKGALMSPRIPFVVEEVMPGKPAAQANIQPGDRIIAFNNEPIPYFDQFSALARQHRGQAITLGILRGTDTLHLGLALTEEGLIGVRTKLSGYFTEQREKYSFLQAMPAGVKAGMDFLNNQIKAFGQMFKGKIGVKDNLGSLISIGKMYGPTWDWERFWMLTASISIILAFMNLLPIPALDGGYVMFLLWEVVTRRKVSDRFMEKAVTVGFFLLLGLMVFALGNDIWKHWIQKLF from the coding sequence ATGGATAGCATCATCACCGTAAGCCAATTTCTGCTGAGTCTTTCGATTCTGATTGTGTTGCACGAATTGGGACACTTTTTACCAGCCAAGTGGTTCAAGACACGTGTTGAAAAGTTTTACCTCTTTTTTGACTTTGCCCCTTTCAACTCTCTCTGGAAAATAAAAAAAGGAGAAACCGAATATGGTATTGGTTGGCTGCCGCTCGGCGGCTATGTGAAAATATCGGGCATGGTGGACGAGAGCATGGACACCGAGGCGCTGAAAGAACCGCCCAAACCTTGGGAATTCCGCTCCAAACCCGCGTGGCAACGTCTCATCATCATGCTGGGCGGTGTCACGGTCAACTTCCTCCTCGGCTTTTTCATCTTCGGCATGATGCTCTGGGGGTATGGAAAAGCTTATATCCCCACCTCCGAACTAAAATATGGCGTGGCCATGGATTCCGTGTTGCTCGAAGTGGGGCTCAGGAATGGCGACAACATCGTGAAACTGGGCGCTCAACCCTTCGACCGTTTTGACCCCGCAGCATTTGTGGAAGCATTGGTGCTCAACGACGTGCGTCAGGTCACCGTCATCAGAGATGGTCAAGAACAGGTGATAGAAATGCCCGCCGACATGGCTCAGCGCATCACAGGAAAGGGGTTGCCCAAAGGTGCCTTGATGTCGCCGCGCATCCCTTTTGTGGTGGAAGAGGTGATGCCGGGCAAACCCGCCGCACAGGCCAATATCCAACCCGGCGACCGCATCATTGCTTTCAACAATGAGCCAATCCCGTATTTCGACCAGTTTTCCGCCTTGGCCCGGCAACACAGAGGCCAAGCAATCACGCTCGGCATCCTGCGTGGCACCGACACCTTGCATCTGGGGCTTGCCTTGACGGAAGAAGGACTTATCGGCGTGCGCACCAAACTATCGGGCTACTTCACCGAACAGCGCGAGAAGTACTCGTTCCTGCAAGCCATGCCTGCAGGGGTGAAGGCTGGGATGGATTTTCTGAACAACCAGATAAAAGCCTTTGGGCAAATGTTTAAGGGTAAAATCGGGGTCAAAGACAATCTCGGCAGCCTCATCAGCATTGGCAAGATGTATGGGCCAACGTGGGACTGGGAGCGTTTCTGGATGCTCACTGCCTCCATCAGCATCATACTTGCTTTTATGAACCTGCTGCCCATCCCGGCGCTTGACGGCGGCTATGTCATGTTCCTCTTGTGGGAAGTCGTCACCCGCCGCAAGGTGAGCGACCGCTTCATGGAAAAAGCCGTCACTGTTGGGTTCTTCCTGCTGTTGGGTCTCATGGTATTTGCCCTCGGCAATGATATTTGGAAGCACTGGATTCAGAAATTGTTTTAG
- the hscB gene encoding Fe-S protein assembly co-chaperone HscB translates to MNYFDFFGFPVSFRVDESALRRVFLQNSKKYHPDFHTLADEAEQTRMLELSTLNNEAFKTLSDPDRRMRYILEINGLLGEEDSQPSLPQDFLMEMMDLNEMLFELELDADAARYAVALQKTDDFEKGLEAEIQPIVERWTAEEGTAPLLAVRDFFLKKRYLLRIRENLSKFAPQSSG, encoded by the coding sequence ATGAACTACTTCGATTTTTTTGGGTTTCCAGTTTCTTTTCGTGTGGACGAGTCTGCGTTGCGCCGCGTCTTTTTGCAAAATAGCAAAAAGTACCATCCCGATTTTCACACATTGGCGGACGAGGCGGAGCAGACCAGAATGCTCGAACTGAGCACCCTGAACAACGAAGCATTTAAGACGCTTTCCGACCCCGACCGCCGCATGCGCTATATTTTGGAAATCAATGGGCTATTGGGTGAAGAGGACTCGCAGCCTTCGCTCCCGCAGGATTTTTTGATGGAGATGATGGACCTCAATGAGATGTTGTTCGAGTTGGAACTGGATGCCGATGCCGCGCGTTACGCGGTGGCGCTACAAAAAACAGACGACTTTGAAAAAGGCTTGGAGGCAGAAATTCAGCCCATTGTGGAGCGGTGGACGGCTGAAGAAGGCACCGCTCCATTGCTCGCGGTGCGCGACTTTTTTTTGAAAAAAAGATACTTGTTGCGTATTCGGGAAAACCTTTCTAAGTTTGCGCCCCAATCAAGCGGTTAG
- a CDS encoding toll/interleukin-1 receptor domain-containing protein — protein sequence MPLPKPLSEIKNDLQALVANNEIVQAIATLQGLLPSNAEKKGQTILLEGRLSQINRDHHIAGIVKLDDYQLETARIRDAMLQLIKSLEEKDFDPAASHAQPSVSAIPKFAVIYDIADSEHCKMLNKHLNVLKIMKKIQVYNVQEGFGDLVAQAKQEVEKADYLLVLITVNLFNSPEWFELVYEAMGDGRRLIPIRIEQADFEGTGLEKLRSLPTMNRAVSQFKSLDDAYVDIVTELRKLLPK from the coding sequence ATGCCGCTTCCAAAACCACTTTCGGAAATCAAAAACGATTTGCAGGCACTCGTAGCCAACAATGAGATTGTGCAGGCCATCGCCACCCTGCAAGGCCTGCTGCCAAGCAACGCCGAAAAAAAAGGGCAAACCATCCTGCTCGAAGGCCGGCTAAGCCAAATAAATCGCGACCACCACATCGCCGGAATCGTAAAATTGGACGACTATCAATTGGAGACCGCACGCATCCGCGATGCCATGCTCCAACTGATAAAAAGCTTGGAGGAAAAAGACTTCGACCCTGCCGCCAGTCATGCCCAACCCTCGGTGTCGGCGATTCCAAAGTTTGCCGTCATCTACGACATTGCCGACAGCGAGCATTGCAAGATGCTGAACAAGCACCTCAACGTGTTGAAAATCATGAAGAAAATTCAGGTTTACAACGTGCAGGAAGGTTTCGGCGATTTGGTGGCGCAGGCCAAGCAGGAAGTGGAAAAGGCGGATTATCTGCTCGTGCTCATCACCGTCAATCTCTTCAACTCGCCCGAATGGTTCGAGCTGGTCTATGAGGCGATGGGCGATGGCCGCCGACTCATTCCCATCCGAATAGAGCAAGCGGACTTTGAAGGCACCGGGTTGGAGAAATTGCGCTCCCTGCCCACCATGAATCGCGCCGTGTCGCAGTTCAAAAGCCTCGACGATGCATATGTGGACATCGTGACTGAATTGAGAAAGCTGTTGCCGAAATAA
- a CDS encoding trypsin-like peptidase domain-containing protein gives MQTALNVYFQTIDALLLDNEIDKAYEALIELDNQTQADIKNDVLLITSSYRQSAKMFQQGLIDFNQFNMQTNKAKFGLQEMMKSVPRKIELNAKIKGLGSYQFSVPDDAKLEKIIGQNNLLRIKWLEEALKASKAVCRVVCADGELGTGFLTKEGYVFTNNHVIKSADVAKTARLEFNYEIGTDGKTKARTTYQLDASDFKSSPPNEFDFARVKVIDRADAPLKQWGFVEFDPDAIPAVGEGVTIIQHPKGEDKQIALNANEVLGQLNQHLFYSTDTEPGSSGSPVFNKDWKVVAIHHAGKTDAEGGLVINERGERRGANRGILFRNIFAFIGQ, from the coding sequence ATGCAAACTGCTCTCAACGTTTATTTCCAGACCATTGATGCCCTTTTGCTCGACAACGAGATTGACAAGGCTTACGAAGCCCTCATCGAGCTGGACAATCAAACCCAAGCCGACATCAAAAACGACGTGCTGCTCATCACCAGCAGCTATCGCCAATCCGCAAAGATGTTTCAGCAAGGGCTGATTGATTTCAACCAGTTCAACATGCAGACCAACAAGGCAAAATTCGGCTTGCAGGAAATGATGAAATCCGTGCCGCGGAAAATCGAGCTCAACGCCAAAATCAAGGGCCTCGGCTCCTACCAGTTCTCGGTGCCGGACGATGCCAAACTAGAGAAAATCATCGGCCAAAACAACCTCCTGCGCATCAAGTGGTTGGAGGAGGCCTTAAAAGCCTCCAAAGCCGTTTGTCGCGTCGTGTGTGCCGATGGAGAGTTGGGCACAGGCTTTCTCACAAAAGAAGGATATGTATTCACCAACAACCACGTCATAAAATCGGCGGATGTGGCAAAAACCGCCCGCTTGGAGTTCAACTACGAAATCGGAACAGACGGCAAAACAAAGGCTCGCACCACTTACCAGCTCGATGCTTCCGACTTCAAATCCAGCCCGCCCAACGAGTTTGATTTCGCTCGCGTGAAAGTCATAGACCGCGCCGACGCACCACTCAAACAGTGGGGCTTTGTCGAATTCGACCCTGACGCTATCCCCGCCGTGGGCGAGGGTGTCACCATCATCCAGCATCCCAAAGGAGAAGATAAACAAATCGCCCTCAATGCCAACGAGGTGCTCGGACAACTCAACCAACACCTTTTCTACTCCACCGATACCGAACCCGGCAGCAGCGGCTCGCCCGTGTTCAACAAGGACTGGAAAGTCGTCGCCATTCACCACGCCGGCAAAACCGACGCGGAAGGCGGCTTGGTCATCAATGAGAGAGGCGAGCGCCGCGGTGCCAACCGGGGCATCCTCTTCCGCAATATTTTCGCTTTTATTGGGCAATAA
- a CDS encoding IS630 family transposase yields the protein MIGKLLTTSEKEFVEELRGNTRDKFSYMKLSVLILLDMGKDYDEVVAILGIGRGTISNCLQKYRADKYLDKHYVPYSGKMSDEQLGRVDSEVSAGFFTSSQQVRDFIEKEFGILYSLSAARGILEKLGFVYRKTSEVPCRFSEAEQEAFLEQFVPFLEETPEDEAVFSLDGVHPTHNTRSSYAWVKKGQEKVIPTNTGRERLNLSDAMNAHRPEEVIVHHSEWVNAQATVALLEKIETRHADKERICAFADNAGYYKNATVSDWLDKHPRVVLLFLPSYSPNLNLIERLWKFMRKKVINTTFYPTFKEFKKAILEFFEKLHLYKDELDSLISFKFQRLGKPVVA from the coding sequence ATGATAGGCAAACTGCTGACGACATCGGAAAAGGAATTTGTCGAGGAGTTGCGCGGCAACACCCGTGACAAGTTTTCGTACATGAAGTTGTCGGTTTTGATATTGTTGGACATGGGCAAGGATTACGACGAGGTGGTGGCGATTCTGGGCATAGGTCGTGGCACCATCAGCAATTGCCTTCAAAAATACCGTGCCGACAAGTATCTGGACAAGCACTACGTGCCTTACAGCGGGAAGATGAGCGACGAGCAGTTGGGCCGGGTTGATTCTGAGGTTTCGGCTGGTTTTTTCACCAGTTCGCAGCAGGTGCGGGATTTCATCGAAAAAGAGTTCGGCATCCTGTATTCGCTGAGCGCGGCTCGGGGGATTTTGGAAAAACTCGGCTTCGTGTACAGAAAGACGAGCGAAGTTCCGTGCAGGTTCAGCGAGGCGGAGCAGGAGGCGTTTTTGGAGCAGTTTGTCCCCTTTTTGGAGGAAACGCCCGAGGACGAGGCTGTTTTTTCCCTCGACGGGGTGCATCCCACCCACAACACGCGGAGCAGTTACGCATGGGTCAAAAAGGGGCAGGAAAAAGTCATCCCGACGAACACGGGCCGCGAGCGCCTCAACCTGAGCGACGCGATGAACGCCCACCGGCCAGAGGAGGTCATCGTGCACCACAGCGAGTGGGTCAACGCCCAGGCCACCGTCGCTCTCTTGGAGAAAATCGAGACCCGACACGCGGACAAAGAGCGCATCTGCGCCTTCGCCGACAACGCCGGTTACTACAAAAACGCCACCGTCAGCGACTGGCTCGACAAGCACCCCCGGGTCGTCCTCCTGTTCTTGCCCTCCTATTCCCCGAACCTGAACCTCATCGAGCGCCTGTGGAAATTCATGCGAAAAAAGGTCATCAACACCACGTTTTACCCCACTTTCAAAGAGTTCAAAAAGGCTATTTTGGAGTTCTTCGAAAAACTCCACCTCTACAAAGATGAGCTTGACTCTCTTATCTCTTTTAAGTTTCAGCGACTCGGCAAGCCTGTCGTCGCATGA